GTTAGGGTAAGGCTCTATGAGTCCTCCTTGTAGTGTTAGGTAAGGCCCCATGAGTCCTCCTACTAGTGTTAAGGTAAAGCCACATGAGTCCTGCCTGTGTCGATGCTAACccacttcctttcctccctcaggCCCAGAGTAACGATGAAGTACCCCGCCCCCTGCTTCCTGCTTTTCCTCCTGGGGCTGTGCCTCACCCTAGCGCCGATGAcggaggcgcaggaggaggaggaaccgacCGCCGAACTCAACCTACGGCCTATCATCGGTGAGTGACCAGACCCCTACCTGCATAGCCTCGGTACTGTACGGGGCGTTGTAGCCCCTGCCCACTTGAggcaacccaccacacaacacactggatCACGCCTCACTGCTGGCGTCACTTGCTTCATGTGTCCAGTAACTTCAACTCAACTGATTTTAGTATTAGTACCAGATTTTCCTTTCAGTATGCCTCAGCATTAGAGACTGTTGCTATGCCAGTGATTTCATACACCATGATTGGAATATTTCTTGACTCTGTTAAGAGATGTCAGGATTAGCTAAGGTAACAATGAGTGATCCTGGACCGTATACAACATTGGGGTGTAGCTGTCGTCCTAGTGGACAGACGAAAGCCTTATACCAAAGGTCACTGGATTTATAGAGCAATAATGAACTTAATTACGGACccaataaaggagagagagagagagagagagagagagagagagagagagagagagagagagagagagagcaaagaaatTTTTCAAAACAGCAGACAAAGGTAGCGCTAGTAACAGAGGAAGGAATGGccctattcgctcacatccactctctagctttcatatataatgaaccgaaaccagagccttcttgaggttacaccacaagtgtaaagtcacctttggcgatgTTGCTTCTACTTCAGTTGGCGAAATACATCACTACCAAGTACGTTACAAATCTCACTGGTTATAGCCCAGAACCTCTTTCAAAAAGGGgtcctggttatatatatatatatatatatatatatatatatatatatatatatatatataatcaatatttcACTAAATAAAGGCaacacatatattcataataataataataaaacataattCCCAAATTAAATGTTCTTAAAGTTACCTTCAATACATTCCAAGCTTCATACCTGATGACaatcaaaaatatagaaaataattcAAGAAATGAACCGTTCTAGACCAGTGTACCTTCCATGGCTTAACACAGGTAAATTACATTATACTTACAGTTTTTACACTTCTGAAACGGTAGAGCATCCGAGAGAACCCAGCACACGGTTGGTATGAATCACATCTGCAATACGTATTAAAGAAAACTTTTCAGAAAAATATTAAAATCATTTTTACATAAATGAACTCAATACGATGCAAATGCAGTGGAATACATATAACAGTGATGCATATTATGGCCTCTGAGCAACAGATCCAATTTATTTTCTAAACGAAATTGTTTATCTCGGAGTGGTTACCATGATTATACAGTTCCTTTCAGTGTggtattctttcttatcttacgtTCTCAGACACCATGTAATCAAAGCAGAATTGCCTGATCACGTTCTCAATCGGTGCATCAAATCATATTCTCATTTTCCAAGCTACAGTTGTATATGCAAATATAAGACCTAGTTATGATGGTGTATCTACCTGCCTGGTTCTCGTGCCCTTAGGGACATGCTGATACAAGACACCTTTCTGTTTACACTTTACTTCTGTATTCGTGACTCTGTGTCTCCACGATAAGCTAAAGTCTGTTCGTCCATTTATTGTCAAGTATATGTGAATTTACCATTAACAGAGCCTTGCCATCTCTAGATTTGCTGAGGACTGTGTCTCGCTGCTTCTATCATTCTGAATGTTCCTTCATttctatccttatatatatatatatatatatatatatatatatatatatatatatatatatatatatatatatatatatatatatatatatatatattagttcaatGAAATTCACCAAGATTATAGAAAAACTACAATGTTGTACAATTCTTTGCTAAAGTTACGCTTCTCATTATGTTGTTTGGTCTGTCCATCTACCGGTTTTTCCTGAAACCTAATACTGTCCCCTACCAAGAGGCTCAATCCCCCACCTCtatttgtcttctctttccctccatatAATCATGTATTCTGGACACATGAGATCAGATCTCATTTTTGTAAGTTTTGCCTTCACCACTACAATTTCAGGGTCGTTTTCTCTAATTCGGTGCTTCAGTTCTAACTGCTTTTGCACTTATTACCACTTCATCTACATTCATTAACATAATTCACATTTGATATTCGCATCACTATGCATTCCTGACCtctatgaggtggtggtggggctatTCTGCTCTCTAGTCACTTTGATGCCAGGCATATCTTTTGCTTTTCATTGCCATTAatctgcatttcttttttctttatccgtACTTCGTTGGCTGGGATATGACCTTAAAGTCCAAATACCGTTGTCTACTTCCATTGATGTGCCTTCCGCTTCATCAAAGTTTTTACTTTTAGTGTTAGCTATTTATCCGAAACATAAAGAGGTtaacagaagagaaaaagaatagatGAGGAAAAGCAGTTacaatttttggaggaagtgaaaaacctgtcttgtaaGACGTGTCGAgctatagttattgggaaagacatgagagggtagagttccagagcttcgaagtgtaggtagagaaacagttatcataacGAACCACCCTTAAGTTGCCCAGTATCCATGCTTCCATGTCCCTAGATCTGTTCCTGAACATAAATCACCCTCTTGTTTTTGTTATTCAGCTCCAGAATTTGCTCCTGTTTCCTGTTTTCAACAGACTCTGTGTTGCGGACATTTCCTTTTGCTCATCTGTTTCAGAAACCTCTAGAAAAGACACTACTGACCtctgaatttaaaaaaaaaaaattattttcttctTCGGTTATCTTCTCTCTGAATTCCTTCAGTTGCTTCGAATTTGTTAACGTGTTCTTTGATCACTTGTCTCAGTTCCCTAATTTCCTCTTACATTTAGTGACTCTTTCCATTATATGTTTGGATTCCTCGGTTTTTAAAAATTTCCATCTATCTGATGTAGCTTTTAGTACTGTTATGCATCATTAACAACGATTTCCCCGACCATAAGGTCCCACTTGAATCGTCTGTTCTACTCCAGGTATCCTGTCGCAGGAGCCCAGCCTCAGCATGAGGAAGGTCCTCCAGGAACATAACTACACATCCTACATCGCCGCCTCCTACGTTAAGTTCTACGAGAGTGCCGGCGCCAGGGTTGTCCCCATCCTGTAAGTACAGGAACAAAATAGTGCCAGGGTCATTCTCATCTTGTCAAGTGACAAGGAAGATCAGTCGTGTATCAGATGACGAGGCAAGACAGTTCCAGGGTCGTATACACTACATACGACGAGACAGGGTCGTTGGTCCTACAAATGCAGAGGCAGGACAGTTCCAGGGTCGTAGGTCCTGCATGTGACGAGGCAGAACACTCTCTAAAGTTCATAGATCCCATATATGACATGGCAGGACAGTGCTAGGATCATAGGTCTTGCCAGTAACGAGGCAGAACAGTATTACAGATCGTGGATCATACAGGACAGTGTTATAGATCATGACGATGACAAGGTAGGACAGTGCCTCGGTCGTAAGTCCCGCTAGTGATAAAGATGGAAGGTACCAAGGGTCGTAGATCCTATAAGTGACATGGGAAGATCGTACTAGGGGTCGTAAATTCTATATATGATCATGTAGGATAGTAATACGGTCTTCGATCCTGAAATCGACGAGGCAGGTACCAGGGAGGTAAGTAAAGCACAAGTTTAGAAGTTATTATTAAAGTTTTTATGAAAGTAATAAAGTCTTTGTGAGTGGAACTTGTATCCACAGGAATCCACTGTCGTCTCCACAGTCCACAGACTCGAAGTCTCGTGATCATCAGTTGCCTGACACTATTTGCTCCCCTTCCTAACAGACTCTAAGTACGCGGCCCTCTCTAACAGACTCTTACGTTCAGCGGCGCTTCCTATCAGTCTCTACGCACTTGACTCTCCCTCTCAGGCTATACGCGCGTGCATGATTCTATGGTATCAAACTGTGCGTATGAGCGTTTGGTTCCTGACGCCAAGGTGTCTCACGAATTGTATGATAACAAGAGCTTAGTAAGTTTCCAAGACGTGGACGATGCATAAGATTATTAATATTCACacagcacgatggtataaccccaGGGTATGATGAggttgcctttgacctgaccttcaagggagggtcaaaggtcacgctattaTAAAGCCAtatggtcgtgttcaagtggtTCGCCTTCAGCACTGCAATGTATTTTTTAGATATCATATTACAGTGTTGTGCCCCAATGTACAGTACCTTAATCCTGCTCTGGTACCGGTGTAACAGGACAGTGGGAAACCAACAACACCGTCCTTCCCCATATATCTTACTATGTACTGGTCACTGTTCGTCGGACCAGCAACACCCAACCAACGCCCTactgatacatatacacaccataCCATGTGAACCATACTAAGTCCATCCTTTTTTTTCAGAATCAACCAAGACACAAATTACTACAGAAACATCGTGGACTCTGTCAATGGGTGAGTAACTGCTGCTGATGTGGTCCTGTGACAacagtgttgggggtgagggacgaTAGTGGCAACATGTACCGCAGAAGCACGATTGTCGCAACAACTTGTTCAACTTGTTGTTGAAGTATACTTGTGACAACACTGTTGGTGCTGAAGTACATTTGTTGATAACACTCTCCTGCTGAAGTACACCGCTTAAGTACACTTGTGCCAACACTTGCAGCTGAagtacatttgttcacactattGGTGATGACTCTTGGTGACAACACTGTTGCTGTTATATGCTTAATAACAACATTTTATGTTGTTTTATACTTAAAGACAACATTTTACATTGCTCTAAACTGAAAGACAACACTTTACATTATTTCATACTTAAAGACAACACTTTCTATTGCTTTATACTTAAAGCCAACACTTTATATTTTGTACTTAAAGACAAAACTTGAACTATAACTGCTAACAACAACATCATTTCTTAGGTTCAGTTGTAAAACTGATATCAATGATTATGATAAGCCTGATGATAAGTAACAGAGTAGGTGGCAGGTGGTAGGTAACAGTCCTGGTGGCAAGTAACAGGAAAGTAACAGGCCTGATGATAGGCAACAGGTTTGGTGGCAGGTAATAAGGGCAGATGGCTGGGAAGATAGATGGTGTCAGGTAACTAACTCTGCGGTAGGAATCAGTGTAGGTGGCAGGTAAGGGTCCAGACGGCAGGTAACAGGCCAAGAGGCAGGTAACAAAGCTGGTGGCAAGTAACGGGGCAGGCGCCAGGTATCAGGTTAGGTGAGAGGCATCAGGGCAGATTACAGATACTAGGGCAAGACATAGACACCAAGACAGTTTAGAGACCCGGGGTAGACTACAGGTAAAAAGGAAGGAGCCAAGTATCAGGTCAAGCTGAAAATATTAGGTCAGGTGGTTGATACCCAGGTAGGATACAGGTACCAGAGAAGGTCATATGGACCAGGGCAGATTAAAGGTACCACGTTAAGTAGCAGGAAGCAGGGCAGGTTACAGGTAGCAGGTCAAGTGGTAGATACCAGGGCAGGTTACAGCTCAAGTGGTAGATACCAGGGCAGGTTACAGGTGCCACGATAGGTGGCTGGTAACGAACAAGTACTAAGGGGGTTCCCTGGTGTAGGTTGGTGTTCCCTGGAGGGTCAGCATCCATCACCCAGCGGAGCGGCTACGGTCGGGCAGGTAGACTGCTGTAcgacctgctgcaggaggcggCTGTCCAGGGCAGGACACCTATCCCGCTCTTCACCACCTGCCTCGGCTTTGAGATGCTCCTGTACGTCGCTGCCAACGACACTAACCCCCTCACCAGCTGCCAGGCCACCGACCGTGCCGACCCTCTCTACCCCTCGCAAGGTGAGTGCTGATAGTGAAGGtaggtatagtgatgatgatgtgtaatgatgatgattgtgagggtgaaatgtagtgatgataatggaacTGGAATGCGGTGATGATGGTAAGGCTGGAGTGTGATTGATAATAATGGTACTAgagtgtggtgataatggtgaggtTGGAGTGTGGTAATGACTGTGAGAGGAAGGTGTGGCTGTAAAGATGACGGTGACATCTGCGACtgagtatagtgatggtgatggcgctTACTATGACGGTaatgtgtggtgacggtggtgacacTGTTGGTAACAATAACTACACTAGTGATCATGGGAGTTGGTGATGGGCTTAACAGTGGCAAGAATGGTGGTAAGACATAACATCAAATTGAGAATTAAACGTAAAAAATACCAAGACATGTTTCTGTCCGGCTTGCAGTGACACAGTTCTGTTGCCCGGCCACCGCTTCTGTGGTGAGCATCTGCACCGTAAGAACTATTTGTAACTTTCATCGGTTCTTCAAGACCAAACTGATGATCGATGTTGTTGAATACAGTGAGAAAGTGGATCTGATCATTAACAGACGACCTTGAATTAACAACGTTTCTCAGTAACAGTCCATCAGGATGGTACAATATATTTAGGATAACCTAAATAATAGGACGAACTAATGTTCAAATGTTGGTAACAGAGGCATAGAGTTCGGTAGAGAGGTGTAGCGGTGCTGGTGTGGGTATTAACAATACTGTTGGTGCAGGATGGAATTCGTCGGAGTTGGTGAGAGCGGCGCCAGGGGAAGTCCTGGACACCCTCACTGCCACTAACGCCACTAGCAACTTCCACAAGTGGTGCGTCACCCCACAGGTACTGTCCCTACCCTCCACGTTGCTACTGGCCACTCTTCCCACAACCTTTGGCCAGTGGCAGGTATTCCATACCCACTAACGTAGACTGGCTCATCTCACATACTAAGACCCACATCACTCCAATACTCTTACACTGAACTAAGGCCAAACTGATATATATGTTCGTGGTATTCTTCCTCAGGATATAAAATGCCAGCAATACTTCTGAATAAAGAATAAATTTGTTGTTTCACACATCTGTCATGAGAGACACATCACCTTGATACTCTTGTCGTGGCAGACGTTCCAGGACTTTGGTCTGAATGAGGACTTCCTCTTGGTGTCAACTTCCGAGGACGATAATGGCCTCGAGTACGTGTCCACCGTGGAGCACCGCCGCCTTCCCATCTACGGCGTCCAGTGGCATCCCGAGAAGAACGTCTTCGAGTGGAGCTTTGACTCCATCCCCCACACTCCTGAAGCTGTTCGCGCCGCTAATTACTTCGCTGATTTCTTCGTCAACAaaggtctttatatatatatatatgtatcaaatcTGTCAGTTCTGTCGTTGGCTTTTACTTCTGGTATCTTTCTGATCTGCGATCTTCCTAGAATATGTAATTCTGTTCAAATATTAGAAAAGTTCTACTTAaagtaatttaaaaaaaaaaaactttttcactgtgtTGCAGCTCGCCTGAACAACCAGACCTTTCCCACGGAGAAGAGGAAATagcctctctcatctacaactacAGCCCCATCTACATCGCCACTCTCTACCGCTCCGCCTTCCAGCAATGTTATTTTTTTAAGTAAAGTGGCCAGTAAGACGATCACCCACGCCCGCAGTGGTGATGTCAGCAGCGACTACCTGACAACAATAACACCTCGGTAGAAATGCTTCAGATCACTTCTTCCTAAACAGTAGTACTTGTTTTCTTCAACAGTCCCCCTAACATTAACACGATAAAGTCTCATAAAATTCCACCATAAATAACTGTTCGGTCAATCTTAAGGCCGGAGTACTGGGTGGATGTTGGCCT
This Panulirus ornatus isolate Po-2019 chromosome 37, ASM3632096v1, whole genome shotgun sequence DNA region includes the following protein-coding sequences:
- the LOC139760511 gene encoding LOW QUALITY PROTEIN: gamma-glutamyl hydrolase-like (The sequence of the model RefSeq protein was modified relative to this genomic sequence to represent the inferred CDS: inserted 1 base in 1 codon) — encoded protein: MKYPAPCFLLFLLGLCLTLAPMTEAQEEEEPTAELNLRPIIGILSQEPSLSMRKVLQEHNYTSYIAASYVKFYESAGARVVPILINQDTNYYRNIVDSVNGLVFPGGSASITQRSGYGRAGRLLYDLLQEAAVQGRTPIPLFTTCLGFEMLLYVAANDTNPLTSCQATDRADPLYPSQGWNSSELVRAAPGEVLDTLTATNATSNFHKWCVTPQTFQDFGLNEDFLLVSTSEDDNGLEYVSTVEHRRLPIYGVQWHPEKNVFEWSFDSIPHTPEAVRAANYFADFFVNKARLNNQTFPTXEEEIASLIYNYSPIYIATLYRSAFQQCYFFK